In the genome of Fulvivirga maritima, one region contains:
- a CDS encoding RNase A-like domain-containing protein: protein MKNLKSFKTNLNHLFGLFLIGITLSLGACQEQDQVVPQAEPVAVEADQQGDVHEENAPFLRQQESLGGHTIERHVAKSDSYLRNRLNTSNISAASTFYELNQAGQVIVNAINANSNSINNWKNGSSSRISFTYTHHRAIGKILYRGSSSPVASSRFLVVLQKKSSAPNGYYVLTSYPN, encoded by the coding sequence ATGAAAAATCTGAAATCATTCAAAACCAACCTTAACCATTTATTCGGTCTTTTTCTTATTGGTATTACCCTTTCATTGGGTGCCTGCCAAGAACAAGATCAGGTAGTACCACAAGCTGAACCAGTAGCTGTAGAAGCTGATCAGCAGGGAGACGTTCATGAAGAAAATGCACCTTTTCTACGACAACAAGAGAGTCTTGGCGGACATACTATAGAAAGGCATGTGGCAAAATCTGACTCATATTTGAGAAACCGTTTAAACACCAGTAACATTAGCGCAGCCAGTACATTCTATGAGCTCAACCAGGCAGGACAGGTAATTGTAAATGCAATTAATGCCAATAGTAACAGTATAAACAACTGGAAAAATGGCAGTAGCTCTAGAATTTCTTTTACTTACACACACCATAGAGCCATAGGCAAAATACTATATCGTGGTAGTAGCAGCCCAGTAGCTTCAAGCAGATTTTTGGTAGTATTGCAGAAAAAATCCAGTGCTCCTAATGGCTATTATGTATTAACTTCTTATCCGAATTAA
- a CDS encoding contact-dependent growth inhibition system immunity protein translates to MLTIHFVEHLNNTKHPYSIYLNSAFLIHMTFEQKYPFTFQFFASYFPEADLDGLTDQEVVHQFTQQNPPEVIQQTLDELHLLINDNSSWPEALSTANRYFPNNSEIQSWLEMIKNQLIERTS, encoded by the coding sequence GTGCTTACCATTCATTTTGTTGAGCACCTCAATAACACTAAACACCCCTACTCCATATACCTGAATTCGGCCTTTTTAATACATATGACCTTCGAACAAAAGTACCCTTTCACCTTTCAATTCTTTGCCAGCTACTTTCCCGAAGCCGACCTTGACGGCCTTACAGATCAGGAAGTAGTACATCAGTTCACACAGCAAAACCCACCAGAAGTAATTCAGCAAACCCTGGATGAGCTCCATCTACTCATAAATGACAACAGCTCCTGGCCAGAAGCTCTTAGCACCGCTAATCGCTACTTCCCGAACAACTCAGAAATTCAATCATGGCTAGAAATGATTAAGAATCAATTGATTGAGAGAACAAGCTAG
- a CDS encoding SdpA family antimicrobial peptide system protein: MKKNISIILIWSFWIFMALMLTRIYNTPDYKLPYPVKKLSMSMFPQGWGFFTRNPQEGITEAYAIENNTLKNITIKNASAQNLFGFSRNARFVSIDVAILLEYLPEDKWTSGKGDFKDHLPKETVKIEVDRSIQHFPDGEYLIYRYEPISFLWAGKNQEHYRPYRVMRIALKYTKPDPS; encoded by the coding sequence ATGAAGAAAAATATCTCGATTATTCTGATATGGAGCTTCTGGATATTTATGGCGTTAATGCTCACCCGAATATATAATACACCAGACTACAAGCTACCCTATCCCGTTAAAAAGCTTTCAATGTCCATGTTTCCTCAAGGTTGGGGCTTCTTCACCAGAAACCCACAAGAAGGAATTACAGAAGCCTACGCTATAGAAAATAATACACTTAAAAACATCACCATAAAAAATGCGTCTGCCCAAAATCTATTTGGTTTCTCCAGAAACGCCCGTTTTGTAAGTATAGATGTAGCTATTTTGCTTGAATACCTACCTGAAGATAAATGGACTTCCGGCAAGGGAGATTTTAAAGATCACCTACCCAAAGAAACTGTAAAAATTGAGGTGGATCGGTCTATCCAACATTTTCCTGATGGTGAATACCTTATTTATCGCTATGAGCCCATTTCATTTTTGTGGGCAGGCAAAAATCAGGAGCATTACAGGCCCTATAGAGTTATGCGTATAGCACTTAAATACACTAAACCTGACCCTTCATGA
- a CDS encoding RHS repeat-associated core domain-containing protein, translated as MTREEFRYGYQGNFAEEDEETGWNSFELRMYDPVTGRWISTDPMRQYASPYNGNGNNPINNIDPTGGLNPVYGSDGIFRGVDEFGLQGEAIIYDGAFTNGMSQSSILNNGGSFFTDALTSLSDGAMKSVVSHLLTLPSRPDWDGIVTLSEAEEWYRGGSGQPLYVDISKMGFKASTFSVSDFKGGTFTQVNFFAFFDTHITDSSIPWRPSRE; from the coding sequence ATTACCCGTGAAGAATTTAGATATGGCTACCAGGGTAATTTTGCAGAAGAAGATGAAGAGACCGGCTGGAATAGTTTTGAATTAAGGATGTATGATCCTGTTACGGGCAGGTGGATTAGCACTGATCCCATGAGACAATATGCCAGCCCATACAACGGCAATGGGAATAATCCTATTAATAATATTGATCCTACAGGAGGATTAAATCCAGTTTACGGTTCAGACGGTATATTTAGAGGAGTTGATGAGTTTGGGTTGCAAGGTGAAGCTATTATTTATGATGGTGCATTTACAAATGGCATGAGCCAGAGTTCGATCCTTAATAATGGAGGTTCATTTTTTACGGATGCCCTTACTTCATTATCTGATGGAGCAATGAAAAGCGTGGTTTCTCATCTTCTAACTCTTCCTTCGAGACCTGATTGGGATGGTATAGTTACATTATCGGAAGCTGAAGAATGGTACCGTGGTGGCAGTGGTCAGCCATTATATGTTGATATAAGTAAAATGGGTTTTAAAGCTAGTACTTTTTCTGTGTCAGATTTTAAGGGGGGTACCTTTACACAAGTAAACTTTTTTGCTTTTTTTGATACTCATATAACTGATTCAAGTATTCCATGGAGGCCATCGAGAGAATAA
- a CDS encoding RHS repeat-associated core domain-containing protein → MMTERNITREEFRYGYQGNFAEEDEETGWNSFELRMYDAVIGRWMATDPKKVGFSPYIGMGNNPLKMYDPDGGAPLDGYRDSDGNYVWFDDRTSESFVDNNGTEWNKVTDNYGAWIEALTILEGNISFLTDMGYDPVQVRKDVQLLNGDHEYFTKFSTLNNSSNYISGNQWSDAYSITGTGLVRQSTFSNMGYSIKYYQDKGAHENIHALGIVKSNFFLHSWEAGWEVGEFLFFPDDAVMDMHFANPFNYNKSNFVNSMMRHTEIGFKTMKK, encoded by the coding sequence ATCATGACAGAAAGAAATATTACCCGCGAGGAATTTAGATACGGCTACCAGGGTAATTTTGCAGAAGAAGATGAAGAGACGGGCTGGAATAGTTTTGAATTAAGGATGTATGATGCTGTTATTGGTAGGTGGATGGCCACTGATCCTAAGAAAGTAGGTTTTTCACCTTATATAGGGATGGGCAATAATCCTTTGAAAATGTATGACCCTGATGGAGGCGCGCCACTTGATGGGTATCGTGATAGTGATGGTAATTATGTATGGTTTGACGATAGAACCTCAGAATCATTTGTAGATAATAATGGTACAGAATGGAATAAAGTAACTGATAATTACGGGGCCTGGATCGAAGCGTTAACGATATTAGAAGGAAATATTTCATTTTTGACTGATATGGGTTATGATCCGGTTCAAGTTAGAAAGGACGTTCAATTACTGAATGGTGATCATGAATATTTTACGAAATTTTCTACCTTAAATAATTCAAGCAATTATATAAGTGGCAATCAGTGGTCAGATGCTTATTCCATTACAGGAACAGGACTTGTTAGGCAAAGTACATTTTCTAATATGGGGTATTCAATCAAATACTATCAGGATAAGGGAGCTCATGAAAACATACATGCTCTTGGGATTGTGAAAAGCAATTTTTTTCTGCATAGTTGGGAAGCTGGTTGGGAAGTTGGAGAATTTTTATTTTTTCCTGATGATGCAGTTATGGATATGCACTTTGCTAACCCTTTTAATTATAATAAGAGCAATTTTGTCAATTCAATGATGAGGCATACAGAAATCGGTTTCAAAACGATGAAAAAATAA
- a CDS encoding IS256 family transposase — MNKQEKEELKEKALKQFLKGESLFGKDGAFSPMLKEFLEEALEAEMEDHLSSEEKGRSHGNKRNGKGQKTVKSSLGDVEINTPQDRHSSFEPRIVEKRQRILADNLEKQIIAMYGLGNSLRDIQEHIKEMYDTNISTEVLSDITDRVIPKVKEWQNRPLESVYCIVWLDAMHFKVRDEGKVKHKALYNILGINKQGNKEILGMYLSESEGANFWLQILTELQNRGLKDILIACTDNLKGFSEAIHSIYPQTDVQLCVVHQIRNSLKYVASKEQKVFIQDLKLVYQADTKDQAETALLELEEKWGKKYPVVIRSWNDNWELLSTYFDYSKPIRKLIYTTNPVEGFHRQVRKVTKSKGAFTSDMALMKLVYLVCRRIEKKWTSPLRNWGLTVQQLAIRFEGRLELELKTSQTKK; from the coding sequence ATGAACAAACAAGAGAAAGAAGAATTAAAGGAAAAAGCACTTAAACAATTTTTAAAAGGAGAATCTCTATTTGGTAAGGATGGGGCTTTCAGCCCCATGTTGAAGGAGTTCTTAGAAGAAGCTCTGGAAGCAGAAATGGAGGATCACCTATCCAGTGAAGAAAAAGGACGCTCTCATGGCAATAAGCGCAATGGCAAAGGCCAGAAAACAGTTAAGAGTAGTTTAGGAGACGTTGAGATAAATACTCCTCAAGATCGTCATAGCAGCTTTGAGCCAAGAATAGTAGAGAAACGCCAGCGTATACTGGCAGACAATCTTGAGAAGCAAATAATAGCCATGTATGGGCTAGGTAATAGTTTGAGAGATATTCAAGAGCACATCAAGGAGATGTATGACACAAATATATCAACAGAGGTGTTAAGTGATATCACAGACCGAGTGATCCCTAAAGTAAAGGAGTGGCAAAATAGGCCATTAGAATCGGTCTATTGTATTGTTTGGCTAGATGCCATGCATTTCAAGGTGCGAGATGAAGGTAAGGTGAAGCATAAAGCCCTTTATAATATTTTAGGGATCAATAAGCAGGGCAACAAGGAGATATTGGGCATGTACCTATCAGAAAGCGAAGGAGCTAATTTTTGGCTTCAGATACTTACTGAGCTACAAAATAGAGGCTTGAAAGATATTTTGATAGCCTGCACTGATAACTTGAAAGGTTTTAGTGAAGCGATACACTCCATCTACCCACAAACAGATGTTCAACTTTGTGTAGTTCATCAGATTCGAAATAGCTTGAAATATGTAGCCAGTAAAGAACAGAAAGTGTTTATACAAGATCTTAAATTAGTTTATCAAGCAGACACAAAAGATCAGGCAGAGACTGCTTTATTAGAACTGGAAGAAAAATGGGGAAAGAAATATCCTGTGGTGATACGATCTTGGAATGATAACTGGGAACTACTTAGCACTTATTTCGATTACAGTAAACCCATAAGAAAGTTAATATACACTACAAATCCAGTGGAGGGCTTTCATAGACAAGTAAGAAAAGTTACCAAGAGTAAGGGAGCATTTACCAGTGATATGGCCTTGATGAAATTAGTTTACTTAGTTTGCAGACGTATTGAGAAAAAATGGACTTCACCTTTGCGGAATTGGGGTTTGACGGTGCAGCAATTAGCCATTAGATTTGAGGGAAGATTGGAACTGGAACTAAAAACCAGTCAAACCAAAAAATAA
- a CDS encoding DUF3800 domain-containing protein translates to MKGYVCIPDTGVMGKYFYAMTKGYFFIDEFGTNSLNIEKQGTTSHFVYCAIGISEENIDHAREMRDLISTKYFQGRTIKSSSVGNNKKGFEKRLQVIEELLKLNFYIFTLVVDKSKIDSVGLKEKESILQILPANIYSKALQ, encoded by the coding sequence GTGAAAGGATATGTTTGTATCCCTGATACGGGTGTTATGGGAAAATACTTTTATGCGATGACCAAAGGGTACTTTTTTATTGATGAATTTGGCACTAACTCCTTGAACATTGAAAAACAAGGAACCACCTCTCATTTTGTCTATTGTGCAATTGGGATAAGTGAAGAAAACATTGACCATGCACGTGAAATGAGAGACCTAATCAGCACAAAATATTTCCAAGGAAGAACTATTAAATCAAGTAGTGTTGGAAACAACAAAAAAGGATTTGAAAAGAGATTACAAGTAATTGAAGAATTACTCAAATTAAACTTCTATATTTTCACACTTGTAGTTGATAAGTCAAAAATTGACAGTGTGGGACTCAAAGAAAAAGAAAGTATTCTACAAATTCTTCCAGCGAATATTTACTCAAAAGCTCTCCAATAA
- a CDS encoding ABC transporter permease, which translates to MVKNYIKTALRNLSRNKLYTVVNVLGLSLGIACSVVLLMLAQYSNTFDDFQVNKDRIYRLVNSSDGAGGERDYTPGVPGPLPDAIKEDFSEFEKVIFVRNMYGTKLVTVNADSDRPTYFELKQERLAFTEPGYFDLFTVAWKQGDMTSALEGPDKVVLSESVAKKFFPDGDALGKTIVYNKDSQLKITGIMADPSPHSDMPFEIFISYATIKKEVLAHGWGSVDSDDQCYILLSENDNPDRYRARLDEFVIKNFGEDNGNERYDLQPMSDLHFNDNYSNYRFYTTSKNEILVMVFIAIFLLLTACINFVNLSTAVAVRRSREVGVRKVLGGTRTQLVLQFLAESLAVVLVAVIIGLSLAELMILYVNPFMQVALDIPWGEPLFIVQVLAGSLLITLLAGFYPALVLSNFKPALALKNLITTKHSGAFSLRQGLVVFQFFISQVFIVGTIVIISQMNLLNSVDLGFTTDALVNIRIPERDPDKKKVLKAEVEKLANIEQASLVYTNPSSSSVSVSNFNVSDDAEEYYTSMKYGDNDYLDIYQIKLLKGRNVNPSDTVNEVLITKNLLEYIGYKGKEDEILGEMIKVHGIHVPIVGVMDDFNSVDLHDKVTPVMFMSSINSYRQLTVKVNLSNFSDTNDQIKAIWQKLYPEFDYDYNFVDDYIAGFYEEEQKMAKIFSFFSGVAILIGCLGLFALASFMVNQKVKEIGVRKVLGASVANIVGIFSWSFFKLIGISFIIAAPVAWYVMDSWLENFNYRVEIGPLFFIVAFLATLFIAVVTVGYKSFKAAVVNPVNSLKDE; encoded by the coding sequence ATGGTCAAAAATTATATTAAAACCGCACTCCGGAATCTATCGCGAAATAAGCTGTACACTGTGGTGAATGTGCTGGGGCTGTCGTTGGGCATTGCCTGTAGTGTAGTGCTCTTAATGTTAGCTCAGTATTCTAATACGTTTGATGATTTTCAGGTTAACAAGGATAGAATCTACCGACTAGTCAATTCTTCTGATGGAGCAGGGGGAGAGCGTGACTATACACCGGGAGTACCAGGGCCATTACCCGATGCCATTAAAGAAGATTTTTCAGAATTTGAGAAAGTGATCTTTGTGAGAAATATGTATGGCACCAAGCTAGTTACTGTAAATGCTGATTCTGATAGGCCTACCTACTTTGAGCTGAAGCAGGAGCGTTTGGCTTTTACAGAACCAGGCTATTTCGATTTGTTTACGGTAGCTTGGAAGCAAGGAGATATGACATCAGCCCTGGAAGGGCCTGATAAAGTGGTTCTTTCAGAATCGGTAGCTAAAAAGTTTTTTCCTGATGGAGATGCACTCGGTAAAACCATTGTATATAACAAAGATTCACAATTGAAGATTACTGGCATAATGGCCGATCCTTCTCCGCATAGTGATATGCCTTTTGAAATTTTCATTTCGTATGCTACTATTAAAAAAGAAGTGTTAGCTCACGGGTGGGGCAGTGTAGATAGTGATGATCAGTGCTATATTTTATTGTCAGAAAATGATAATCCGGATAGGTACCGTGCTCGTTTAGATGAATTTGTAATCAAAAATTTCGGTGAAGATAATGGTAACGAGCGTTATGACCTCCAGCCTATGTCAGACCTGCATTTTAATGATAATTATAGCAACTATAGATTTTATACTACCAGTAAAAATGAGATACTGGTTATGGTGTTTATCGCTATATTTCTACTATTAACGGCTTGTATTAATTTTGTTAACCTATCTACAGCAGTAGCTGTTCGCCGGTCGCGCGAAGTAGGGGTGAGGAAGGTGCTGGGAGGTACCAGAACGCAGTTAGTGCTTCAGTTTTTAGCCGAATCACTGGCCGTAGTATTGGTGGCTGTAATTATTGGGCTAAGCCTTGCCGAGCTCATGATTCTGTACGTAAATCCTTTTATGCAGGTAGCATTAGATATCCCGTGGGGAGAGCCGCTATTTATAGTTCAGGTGCTGGCAGGTTCGCTGCTTATCACCTTGTTAGCAGGTTTTTATCCTGCTTTGGTGCTTTCTAATTTTAAACCTGCGCTTGCGCTGAAAAACCTGATTACCACTAAGCACAGCGGAGCTTTTTCCTTAAGGCAAGGGTTGGTAGTTTTCCAGTTTTTCATCTCTCAGGTATTTATTGTGGGTACCATAGTGATCATTAGCCAAATGAACTTGCTCAATAGCGTGGATCTTGGCTTTACTACAGATGCGCTGGTAAATATCAGAATACCGGAGAGAGATCCTGATAAGAAAAAAGTATTGAAGGCTGAGGTGGAGAAATTAGCGAACATAGAGCAAGCGAGCTTAGTATACACTAATCCAAGTTCTTCTTCAGTGTCAGTGAGTAACTTTAATGTATCTGATGATGCTGAGGAGTATTATACATCAATGAAATATGGTGATAATGATTATCTCGATATTTACCAAATTAAGCTCTTAAAGGGTAGAAATGTAAATCCATCTGATACCGTAAATGAAGTGTTAATCACTAAAAATCTGCTGGAATACATAGGCTACAAAGGTAAAGAGGATGAGATTTTGGGAGAGATGATTAAAGTGCATGGTATCCATGTGCCTATTGTGGGGGTGATGGATGATTTTAATTCTGTTGACTTGCATGATAAAGTCACTCCGGTCATGTTTATGAGTTCAATTAATAGTTACAGGCAGCTTACGGTTAAGGTGAACCTTTCTAATTTTAGTGACACCAATGATCAGATAAAAGCCATATGGCAAAAGCTCTATCCTGAGTTTGATTACGATTATAATTTTGTGGATGATTACATTGCAGGCTTCTACGAAGAGGAGCAGAAGATGGCTAAAATCTTTAGTTTCTTCTCAGGTGTAGCCATACTGATTGGCTGCTTGGGGCTGTTTGCATTAGCTTCTTTTATGGTTAACCAGAAGGTGAAGGAAATAGGGGTTCGTAAAGTGTTAGGCGCTTCAGTGGCTAACATTGTAGGCATCTTTTCATGGTCTTTTTTCAAGCTTATAGGTATTTCTTTTATAATCGCTGCGCCGGTGGCTTGGTATGTGATGGATTCCTGGCTTGAGAATTTCAATTACAGAGTAGAAATAGGGCCATTGTTCTTTATAGTTGCTTTTTTAGCCACCCTTTTTATAGCGGTAGTTACCGTGGGGTATAAGTCATTTAAAGCGGCGGTAGTAAACCCTGTCAATAGCCTGAAAGACGAATAA
- a CDS encoding ABC transporter permease has protein sequence MIKNYFKIAIRNFLRNKFYAGLNILGLSVGVAVSLLISVYLLHELSYDNFHVNGSEIYRVNQTNIWDPEGGWMSRTPPPVADAMAAEFPEVEATVRINTPNAAIVNIEHGGTYNSFRESSILAVDSNFFDFFGFKLQEGSPDKALSQMNAVVLSEEAAGRFFGDDSALGKTILLGDDKTPVEVTGVAEKQPTNAHIHFDLLLSMPTNPHVKRFEWSWIWTQMYTYVRLKDGVEKVEEGMHGLAHKYALDAFKRLGISMVDFESQKGKLDFELQPVEDIHLNASVGGNLEPVNDMTYIYIFGTVAIFIMLLAGINFVNLTTARAANRAKEIGVKKVLGSGRAHLIRQFLLESVMLSSIATLIGLGFAELLRFSMVDYLDLNLSTGIMSDARILGAVMVLPLFLGVLAGLYPAFYLTSFQPARVLKGNVASGAKSASLRNVLVVFQFSIAIILVASTFVIYKQLKYCETTDLGMNKDHVLVVKEVDKLHDQMNAFKQEMNKVSGVHAAALGSVMGGNTSNALEDLFYKEGQPEKKISLATVKGDEDYVPLLDMKLLAGRNFVKSNPSDKSAIIINERAMKAFGWSLDDVLGQKVEYFESVEFHVIGVVSDFNMISVKFQIPPLAIFHTEANLFNDNRLLAVKYDPQRLQEVIASLETNWKVLSESVPLDYVFLDESFAEQYQNEQKLGSLFSVFATLALLIACLGLFGLASFMAAQRNKEIGVRKVLGASVAQIVILLNSNFSKLIIISLFISIPVVWWLMSKWLEQFVIRIDIGWEIYAISGFCAISIAWLTVSYQSIKAAVVDPVKSLKEE, from the coding sequence ATGATTAAAAATTACTTCAAAATAGCGATTAGGAATTTCTTGAGGAATAAGTTTTATGCTGGACTGAATATCCTAGGGTTATCCGTAGGCGTGGCAGTATCTCTGCTTATTAGTGTTTACTTATTGCATGAGTTAAGTTATGATAATTTTCATGTAAATGGAAGTGAGATATACCGGGTAAATCAAACTAATATCTGGGACCCGGAAGGGGGCTGGATGAGCCGTACACCGCCGCCAGTGGCTGATGCTATGGCGGCAGAGTTTCCGGAAGTAGAAGCCACCGTAAGAATAAATACTCCGAATGCTGCCATTGTTAATATAGAGCATGGCGGCACTTATAATTCCTTCAGGGAAAGCAGCATATTGGCAGTTGATTCTAATTTCTTCGATTTTTTTGGTTTCAAACTTCAGGAAGGTAGCCCTGATAAAGCTTTGAGTCAGATGAATGCCGTGGTGCTTTCAGAAGAAGCGGCAGGCAGATTTTTTGGAGATGACTCTGCCTTGGGTAAAACCATATTGTTAGGAGATGATAAAACCCCTGTGGAGGTAACGGGTGTAGCAGAAAAGCAGCCTACTAATGCCCATATCCACTTCGATTTACTGTTATCTATGCCCACCAATCCTCATGTGAAGCGTTTTGAATGGAGTTGGATTTGGACACAAATGTACACTTACGTCAGGTTGAAAGATGGCGTAGAAAAGGTAGAAGAAGGCATGCATGGACTGGCTCACAAATATGCCTTAGATGCATTTAAAAGATTAGGGATATCTATGGTAGATTTTGAAAGCCAGAAAGGAAAACTGGATTTTGAATTGCAACCAGTAGAAGATATTCATCTTAATGCGTCAGTAGGAGGTAATCTGGAACCGGTTAATGACATGACTTACATCTATATATTTGGCACAGTCGCGATATTCATTATGCTATTGGCAGGTATCAACTTTGTGAATTTAACCACGGCCAGAGCCGCTAATAGAGCTAAAGAAATAGGCGTGAAGAAGGTTTTAGGTTCAGGCAGGGCGCACCTTATACGTCAGTTTTTATTGGAATCGGTTATGCTGAGTTCTATAGCCACGCTAATAGGGCTGGGCTTTGCTGAGCTGCTAAGGTTTTCTATGGTAGATTACTTAGATCTTAATTTAAGTACTGGTATTATGTCGGATGCTCGCATTTTGGGTGCAGTGATGGTATTGCCATTATTTTTAGGCGTATTAGCGGGCTTATATCCTGCATTTTATCTCACCTCTTTTCAGCCTGCCAGGGTTTTGAAGGGAAACGTAGCCAGTGGAGCTAAAAGCGCCAGTTTAAGAAATGTTTTGGTGGTATTTCAGTTTAGCATAGCCATTATTTTGGTCGCAAGTACTTTTGTGATTTATAAGCAACTTAAATACTGTGAGACTACAGATTTGGGCATGAATAAAGATCATGTGTTAGTAGTGAAAGAGGTAGATAAGCTGCATGATCAAATGAATGCCTTTAAGCAAGAGATGAATAAGGTTTCAGGAGTTCATGCCGCAGCATTAGGCAGTGTTATGGGAGGGAATACTTCAAACGCCCTTGAGGATCTTTTCTACAAAGAAGGTCAGCCAGAGAAAAAAATATCATTAGCTACAGTAAAAGGCGATGAAGATTATGTGCCTTTGCTGGATATGAAACTGCTGGCAGGGAGAAATTTTGTGAAATCTAACCCTTCGGATAAGTCAGCCATAATCATAAATGAACGTGCTATGAAGGCTTTTGGCTGGAGCTTGGACGATGTACTTGGGCAGAAAGTTGAGTACTTTGAGTCTGTGGAATTTCATGTTATCGGTGTGGTGTCTGACTTTAATATGATTTCTGTGAAATTTCAAATTCCGCCTTTAGCCATATTTCATACTGAAGCTAATCTCTTCAATGACAATAGGCTGCTGGCCGTAAAATATGACCCACAAAGGCTGCAGGAGGTGATAGCTTCGTTAGAGACTAATTGGAAAGTGCTTTCCGAATCAGTTCCGCTTGATTATGTCTTTTTAGATGAAAGCTTTGCGGAACAGTACCAAAACGAGCAAAAACTAGGCTCATTATTCAGTGTTTTTGCTACTCTGGCATTATTGATAGCCTGTTTAGGGTTGTTCGGACTGGCTTCTTTTATGGCAGCTCAGAGAAATAAGGAAATAGGAGTTAGAAAAGTGTTGGGGGCTTCAGTAGCACAAATAGTGATTTTGCTGAATAGCAACTTTTCTAAGCTTATTATAATCTCTCTTTTTATTTCTATACCAGTAGTATGGTGGTTGATGAGTAAGTGGTTAGAGCAGTTTGTGATCAGAATCGATATTGGCTGGGAAATATATGCTATCTCCGGCTTTTGTGCCATATCTATCGCTTGGCTTACGGTAAGTTACCAGTCTATAAAAGCAGCAGTGGTAGATCCTGTGAAGAGCTTGAAGGAGGAGTAG
- a CDS encoding SpaA isopeptide-forming pilin-related protein, which translates to MRKLYILLFVSVFMFGCKDDNEVKVTIKDSANLTLTLTQKGTPLSGIYFKVISKANDLIIKEGITDEKGVIDFEQLKEGDYWVSAETYLEEERLKYEFKRVVQVIADQNKDLVWDTEDFTVNMEFYTLNSDENASVPNQKILIYQNNEVNELIYDFPEKLEQGITVTTDENGRANIDLPESVYFSVYWYENEENYIKISGNEQLITGEDEYLSIDLY; encoded by the coding sequence ATGAGGAAATTATATATACTTTTATTTGTAAGTGTTTTTATGTTTGGGTGTAAAGACGATAATGAAGTAAAAGTTACAATTAAAGATAGTGCTAATCTGACTTTAACATTAACGCAAAAGGGGACTCCTTTGTCTGGAATTTATTTTAAAGTTATTTCGAAGGCAAATGATCTTATCATTAAAGAAGGTATTACTGATGAAAAAGGTGTCATCGATTTTGAGCAGCTAAAGGAAGGAGATTACTGGGTTTCAGCTGAGACTTATTTAGAAGAAGAGCGGCTGAAGTATGAATTCAAAAGAGTAGTTCAAGTAATTGCTGATCAAAATAAAGATCTAGTTTGGGATACCGAAGATTTTACCGTGAATATGGAATTCTACACACTTAATAGTGATGAAAATGCTTCTGTTCCTAATCAGAAAATATTGATTTATCAGAATAATGAAGTCAATGAATTGATTTATGATTTTCCTGAAAAGCTAGAGCAAGGAATAACAGTTACTACAGATGAAAATGGTAGAGCTAATATAGATTTGCCCGAAAGTGTTTATTTCTCAGTTTATTGGTATGAGAACGAAGAGAATTATATTAAAATATCGGGAAATGAACAATTAATAACAGGTGAAGATGAATATTTAAGTATCGACTTATACTAA